One region of Miscanthus floridulus cultivar M001 chromosome 19, ASM1932011v1, whole genome shotgun sequence genomic DNA includes:
- the LOC136526967 gene encoding sucrose synthase 1-like: MAAKLTRLHSLRERLGATFSSHPNELIALFSRYVNQGKGMLQRHQLLTEFDALFDSDKEKYAPFEDFLRAAQEAIVLPPWVALAIRPRPGVWDYIRVNVSELAVEELSVSEYLAFKEQLVDGNSNSNFVLELDFEPFNASFPRPSMSKSIGNGVQFLNRHLSSKLFQDKESLYPLLNFLKAHNYKGTTMMLNDRIQSLRGLQSSLRKAEEYLLSIPQDTPYSEFNHRFQELGLEKGWGDTAKRVLDTLHLLLDLLEAPDPANLEKFLGTIPMMFNVVILSPHGYFAQSNVLGYPDTGGQVVYILDQVRALENEMLLRIKQQGLDITPKILIVTRLLPDAVGTTCGQRLEKVIGTEHTDIIRIPFRNENGILRKWISRFDVWPYLETYTEDVASEIMLEMQAKPDLIVGNYSDGNLVATLLAHKLGVTQCTIAHALEKTKYPNSDIYLDKFDSQYHFSCQFTADLIAMNHTDFIITSTFQEIAGSKDTVGQYESHIAFTLPGLYRVVHGIDVFDPKFNIVSPGADMSVYYPYTETDKRLTAFHPEIEELIYSDVENDEHKFVLKDKNKPIIFSMARLDRVKNMTGLVEMYGKNARLRELANLVIVAGDHGKESKDREEQAEFKKMYSLIDEYNLKGHIRWISAQMNRIRNAELYRYICDTKGAFVQPAFYEAFGLTVIESMTCGLPTIATCHGGPAEIIVDGVSGLHIDPYHSDKAADILVNFFEKCKADPSYWDKISQGGLQRIYEKYTWKLYSERLMTLTGVYGFWKYVSNLERRETRRYLEMFYALKYRSLASAVPLSYD; the protein is encoded by the exons ATGGCTGCCAAGCTGACTCGCCTCCACAGTCTCCGCGAACGCCTTGGTGCCACCTTCTCCTCTCATCCCAATGAGCTGATTGCACTCTTTTCCAG GTATGTTAACCAGGGCAAGGGAATGCTTCAGCGCCATCAACTGCTTACTGAGTTTGATGCCCTGTTTGATAGTGACAAGGAGAAGTATGCACCCTTTGAAGACTTTCTTCGTGCTGCTCAG GAAGCAATTGTGCTGCCCCCATGGGTTGCACTTGCTATCAGGCCAAGGCCTGGTGTCTGGGATTACATTCGAGTGAATGTAAGTGAGTTGGCTGTGGAGGAGCTGAGTGTTTCTGAGTACTTGGCATTCAAGGAACAGCTGGTGGATGGAAA TTCCAACAGCAACTTTGTGCTTGAGCTTGATTTTGAGCCCTTCAATGCCTCGTTCCCTCGTCCTTCCATGTCAAAGTCCATTGGAAATGGAGTGCAATTCCTTAACCGACACCTGTCTTCCAAGTTGTTCCAGGACAAGGAGAGCCTGTACCCGTTGCTGAATTTCCTCAAAGCCCATAACTACAAGGGCACG ACGATGATGTTGAATGACAGAATTCAGAGCCTTCGTGGGCTCCAGTCCTCCCTTAGAAAGGCAGAAGAGTATCTACTGAGTATCCCTCAAGACACTCCCTACTCAGAGTTCAACCATAG GTTCCAAGAGCTTGGCTTGGAGAAGGGTTGGGGTGACACTGCAAAGCGCGTACTTGACACACTCCACTTGCTTCTTGACCTTCTTGAGGCCCCTGATCCTGCCAACTTGGAGAAGTTCCTTGGAACTATACCAATGATGTTCAATGTTGTTATCCTGTCTCCTCATGGCTACTTTGCCCAATCCAATGTGCTTGGATACCCTGACACTGGTGGTCAG GTTGTGTACATTTTGGATCAAGTCCGTGCTTTGGAGAATGAGATGCTTCTTAGGATTAAGCAGCAAGGCCTTGACATCACCCCGAAGATCCTCATT GTTACCAGGCTGTTGCCTGATGCTGTTGGGACTACGTGCGGTCAGCGGCTGGAGAAGGTCATTGGAACTGAGCACACAGACATTATTCGTATTCCATTCAGAAATGAGAATGGTATTCTCCGCAAGTGGATCTCTCGTTTTGATGTCTGGCCATACCTGGAGACATACACTGAG GATGTTGCCAGTGAAATAATGTTAGAAATGCAGGCCAAGCCTGACCTTATTGTTGGCAACTACAGTGATGGCAACCTAGTCGCCACTCTGCTCGCGCACAAGTTGGGAGTTACTCAG TGTACCATTGCCCATGCCTTGGAGAAAACCAAATATCCCAACTCAGACATATACTTGGACAAATTTGACAGCCAATACCACTTCTCATGCCAGTTCACAGCTGACCTTATTGCCATGAATCACACTGATTTCATCATCACCAGTACATTCCAAGAAATCGCGGGAAG CAAGGACACTGTGGGGCAGTATGAGTCCCACATTGCGTTCACTCTTCCTGGACTTTACCGTGTTGTCCATGGCATTGATGTTTTTGATCCCAAATTCAACATTGTCTCTCCTGGAGCAGACATGAGTGTTTACTACCCATACACTGAAACTGACAAGAGACTCACTGCCTTCCATCCTGAAATTGAGGAGCTCATCTACAGTGATGTTGAGAATGATGAGCACAA GTTTGTGTTGAAGGACAAGAACAAGCCTATCATCTTCTCAATGGCTCGTCTTGACCGTGTGAAGAACATGACAGGCTTGGTTGAGATGTATGGTAAGAATGCACGCCTGAGAGAATTGGCAAACCTTGTGATTGTTGCTGGTGACCATGGCAAGGAATCGAAGGACAGGGAGGAGCAGGCGGAGTTCAAGAAGATGTACAGTCTCATTGATGAGTACAACTTGAAGGGCCATATCCGGTGGATCTCAGCTCAGATGAACCGTATCCGCAATGCGGAGTTGTACCGCTACATTTGTGACACGAAGGGAGCATTTGTGCAG CCTGCATTCTATGAAGCATTCGGCCTGACTGTCATTGAGTCCATGACGTGCGGTTTGCCAACAATTGCAACCTGCCATGGTGGTCCTGCTGAAATCATTGTGGACGGGGTGTCTGGTTTGCACATTGATCCTTACCACAGTGACAAGGCTGCAGATATCTTGGTCAACTTCTTTGAGAAGTGCAAGGCAGATCCAAGCTACTGGGACAAGATCTCACAGGGTGGACTGCAGAGAATTTATGAGAA GTACACCTGGAAGCTCTACTCTGAGAGGCTGATGACCCTGACTGGTGTATACGGATTCTGGAAGTATGTGAGCAATCTGGAGAGGCGCGAGACTCGCCGCTACCTTGAGATGTTCTATGCTCTGAAATACCGTAGCCTG GCAAGTGCTGTTCCATTGTCCTACGACTAG
- the LOC136525778 gene encoding NADPH HC-toxin reductase 1-like: protein MEHKQSLTAIEKNMKNSSREVRVCVTGGAGFIGSGAGFIGSWLVKKLLKKGYTVHATLRNTEDEEKTGLLRRLVPGAADRLRMFEADLFDAATFAPAIAGCQFVFLVATPYGLEAAAGSKDLQDQADSSGLVFVVVLMELSPNVRVLQLHLASVV, encoded by the exons ATGGAGCATAAACAAAGCTTGACAGCAATAGAAAAGAACATGAAGAACAGCAGCAGGGAGGTGCGGGTGTGCGTGACCGGAGGCGCCGGGTTCATCGGCTCAGGCGCCGGGTTCATCGGCTCCTGGCTCGTCAAGAAGCTCCTCAAGAAAGGCTACACCGTTCACGCCACGCTGCGGAACACCG AGGACGAAGAGAAGACCGGGCTGCTGCGGCGGTTGGTCCCCGGCGCGGCGGATCGGCTGCGGATGTTCGAAGCCGACCTCTTCGACGCCGCCACCTTCGCGCCGGCCATCGCTGGGTGCCAGTTCGTCTTCCTCGTCGCCACGCCATACGGGCTCGAAGCCGCCGCCGGCTCCAAG GATTTACAAGATCAAGCTGATTCAAGTGGACTTGTCTTCGTTGTCGTTCTCATGGAACTTTCGCCCAATGTTCGGGTTCTCCAGCTCCATCTGGCTTCCGTCGTCTAG